The genomic window GACATGGCCGACAACCTGATGCTGATCGGCGCCATTGCAGCTAGCGGCGCCGAACTGCTTGCCCGCCAGGCAACACCCGAGCTGGAGCAGCACCTGCACCTTTTCGAGCAGCTACTGCAGCGCATCGCCAAAGGCTGCTAAAGGCGACTATTCATTCTCCGGCCTGGCATCCACCGTCGGCATGCCGGAGTCATCCACCTGGATATCCAGCACCATGGGGCTGCAGCACACCTGACAGTCCTCCACGTATTGCTGCTCGGCCTCACTGCAGTCCACCAGCACACTGATGCGCTCGCCACAGTAGGGGCAATAAAACGCCACCTCTTCCTGTGTATTCATAAATAATCATCCCCGCAAAAAAAAGTGGCGCTCAGCCCGCTATCCATCCTGACTTCAGCTTAGTGCAGATCCGTCTGGCCCGAGGCCGCAGAGGGCCCGTTGCCATTACCGCGGCGCCCGCCAAACAGGGTACTATGACGCCTTTTGATCTGCGCAGAGAACACTTGTGGAATATACCTTTGGTCGCGACGATATAGGTCGCTACTTTGCCGAATTTTCGATGGGTCACGAAGCCTTTGGCCGCTGGCTGAACGAGGAGCTGGGCCAGAACCGGCAACAGCTGGACAGCCTGCTGCACACCATTGACCAGCTGCAGCAGCGCCAGATTCCGGAGTTCGAACTCAGCGGCATCGAATACTGCCTCTGGCTGACCCGGGAGGAAGCTCAGGTACGGGCACATATTCTGGATGAGTCGGCACCGGATGAAGAGCTGGCAGAACTGAGTTTTTACGATGACGAACTCCAGGCCGGCTGTGGCCTGGACGACTTCAAGGCCGTGCTCGAAGCCTGGCGCGACCTGATTGGCGCCTAGCAGGAAAAACCGGAGCCCAGCAATGCCGACCACAACCCCCGCCGACCTAGCGCCACTCATTAAGCGTATTCTTGCCATCAGCCCCCAAGGCCGTCGCACCCTGGTTGCACTGAGCGGTGCTCCGGCCTCGGGAAAATCGACGCTGGCGCAGCAACTAACGACTGCAATTAATGCCCAACACCCGTGCGCGGCGCTGGTGCCCATGGACGGTTTTCATCTCGATAACGCAATCCTGCAGCAGCGCGGACTGCAATCGCGCAAGGGTGCGCCCGAAACCTTCGATGCCAGTGGTTTTCTTCACCTGATCCAGCGCCTGGCCACCGAGCCTGAAGTCTTTGTGCCGCTGTTTGATCGCAACCGCGATATCGCCATCGCCGGCGCCGCCCGTATAGGCCCGGAGCACTCTATCCTGATTGTGGAAGGCAACTATCTGCTGCTCGACGAGCAACCCTGGTCGCAACTGCGCAGCTACTGGGATCTGTCGATTCGACTGGACGTACCCCTTGCGATACTGGAAGCACGGCTAATAGAGCGCTGGCGCGATCAGGGCCTGGCTGAACCCGCCGCGCGGCAGCGAGCGCTGGGCAACGATATCCCCAACGCCCGGCGGATCATCCAGCAGGCCCTGCCCGCCGATCTGACTCTCTAGCCTGGCAGTACTCGGTTCACAGCAACCCGAAACCCCGCGCCATGCCCATCAGGCTGACCACAATCAGCACCGCCCCCAGCACGCGAAAGAACAGCGGCGTCTCGGCCGTGACCAGCGCCCGGTGAAAACGCTCGCCGATCAGATGACCGACAAAGGCACAGGGCAGCAACCAGAGATGGTGAATCAGCTGCAGGTCGACTCCCGCGATCAGAAAAGAGGTCATCTTGATGACCACCAGAATAAACCAGAGTACGAACAGCGTATCGCGCAGCTGATGCTTGGCTACGTGGGTGCCATAGACCGCCACTATAAGCGGCGCACCTATCAAAGAGGTGCCACTGACATAGCCCCCGAGCATCAGGAACAGCTTGTCCACATAGGGGTTGTTGCTGCGAAAGGGCCGGTCCAGCACATAGCCGACGGCATAGACGATAACGATACCGAAAATAATGCTGGTCATTATTTCCGCCGGCAGCGTCAGCAGCCCGAAGACACCCACCAGCTTGGGGATGATCATGACTTTCAGCGAGCTTTTCAGATAGGGCCAGTCAATACTGCCGCCCCCCGCCGCCGCAGGCTCACGCCGATTGCGGCGGTAACCCTGCCAAGCAATCAGGCTGGAGAACACCAGCAGATGCACCGCGATCAGGGGCAGGAATACTAGGGGTTCGTCCAGAATCAGCAGCAGGAAGGGCAGCGACAGCACAGCGCCACCAAAGCCCAGGCCGGAGCGCACAAAACCGCTCCAGACAAAAATCAGCCCGATAAGGGCATACTGCCAGCCAAGTAAATCCGCCATGGGAAATCGAAATCCGTATCAGCCCGAAAGCGCGCAGCCTAGCAGCCTGTCAAACTTAACGCTAATCTACTGCGGAAAAGCCGATTTTGGCCATTTTTCGCGCTCTTTTTTGTTAAATAGAACCACTATTCGCCTCAAAAGAGCCCAAAAACTGCTTCAAAACGGACTTTCCCTCGCTACGATCGGTCAAGTCCGACAAGCTGCTAGCATTTAGCCCCCTGCACTGCCCAGCCTATTCAATCAGGTTGCTCTTGCCCATATCCACGGACTCAACGATCACATCGGCATAGCCCACGGTGATACCCAGCGCCTGCAGCAGGGGTTCGACAACGTCACCGACTAGCGTAACCACCAAAGGCTTGGCGACATCCAGTACAGGCTCTTTCACCAATCCAAGTACCTCATCCAGCACATAATCCAGCGATAAACCCAGCAAAGAATTCAAGGCACCGTCTAGCAGTATTACGTTCAGATCCAACGTCATCTCATCCAGGGTTGCATCCAAGGTCTTCCCTAGCGGAGCATTTACCCTTTCAGGAGGATCGGAAGGTAGCGCTTCCCCACCCAACGTGAAGGAATGCTCGATCGACGACTGTGATGATTCCGGTACGCTGGCCTCGATATCGATACCAACGGTCAACAAGCTGCCAAAAAGCCCGAGCACATTGACGCTAGCTTCGATTTCCGGCTCGGGGTCGTCGCCAACGGTCAGGTTCGCCACCGACGGCGCCGTCTCGAACTCGAGCTGCAACTGCGGCGCGCTCCAATTGCAGACCGGCGCATCCAGCAACCGGGTGCGGGCCTTGGCGACATCCACATGGATACCGAGCGTACCCGGATTCAGCGACAGGTTGAGCAGCAGGGGAATGCCCAGGCTCAGTCCTCCCGGCAACAATGCCGCCTTGACATCAAGTTCGACCTGCGCCGTCTCGACCTGGGCGACCCAGTCATCATCTGCTGCAGCCGGCAGCAACCCGAAGGTATACTGCGGCGGCTCAATGATGGTCAGCCCAACACTGAGCCCGGCGATACCCAGGTCAACGTCGAGCCCCGGAACCTCAATAAAATGATTCTGGTTGGAAGCCATAACAGCCCCGCTGACCAGCCCATAGAGATTAATCTCCGTGGCCAGCGCAGCGCGCTCTATCTCACCACCCATGCCCTCATCCGTCGCCGTGGACAGCCTCAGCAGGTCCGACAGGGTCAGGCTAAGACCACCGACCCGGGCGACATTTTCCAGTTCCGTCAGCGCGTCGATCGCCTCCACATCAGCCGTACCCTGCGCATTCAGTGCATCGATGGAGGCCTCGACAAGGTCCGCCAGCGCGATATTGGACGCCAGCGCTTCATCGACCGTTCCCACCGCCAGGTCTGCCGCCAGCAGGCCATTGGCATCCATTGCCGCCAGCAGGCTTCCAAGACTAAGGCGGCTACTGGCCAGGCCGTTGTAGCTGAGCACATTGAGCTCGCCACCTAACAGCGCCCCCAGCAGGGAGTTGGTCAGATCCACATCCAGCAGCCCTGAGCCTATGCCAAAGCCCACGGCCATGCGCTTGTACACCGCCGCCGATGCGCCCAGCTGTACCTGACCACCCCAGAGACCACCGGCTACCAGGCTCGCCGGCAGCGCGCGCGTCAGACTCACCCGGGCGCCCGGTTGATAATCCACCCCCTCGGTATCCAGCGTCCAGTGACTGTCCTCAATACCGACGCCACCGTAGGTGAAGGCCGCCGAGCCCTGTTCGAGGTCAAAGCCATTCAGTACCAGATTTGCCTGGGCCTCGGCCTCCAGAGCTGCCCGGGCATTGACGCCATCGACGTAACAAACGCCCCGCGACATCGCCAGTGCCGCCAGGTCTGCCTGGGTCTGCAGCTCGCGCTGGGCAAAAAACAGCCGCGCGGTATCGATAACCACCGCCGCCAGCATGACAACACTCAGCAGCAGCAGTACGGCACTGAGACCAATAGCCCCCTTTTGGGTACGGCGATACATCATTTTTCTCCGAAGCTATCCTCGGCGAAATACTCCGGTATCGGATGGCTGAAGGATTCAACCATGCGCTCGGTCACCTTCTGCGCTGCCGCGGGCGTCAGCCGATCCGGCTGAGTCGTCGCCATTTGGCCACTGCGCTGCAGTTCGAGCCAGTGCCGCGTCAGGGATCCGACCTCCCCCTGCAGGTCCGCTTCCTGTTCCTGGGCTACAGCCACACCGCTTAGCAGCAGTGTCAGAATCAATACTTTATTCATCGGAAACGTCCAGGGTAGTCGGTTTGAAATGTGCGACCGCAATGCTGAAACGCTGCTGCTCCTGATCAGACCAGTCAAAGCGTTGCTGCAACGATTGCGCCGCACTGACTTCCCCGCCTTTTAGCAGTAAAAACCAGAGGTTACGCGCAGCCTGGCGGTGCTGATTGTTCAGTTCCAGTGCGGTCAGAAAATGCGTTCGTGCCACGTTATCCTGGCCTGAGGCCAGCAACAGAAAGCCGGCATCATTGTGCAGGTCGGCCTCCATGGGAATCTGCGTCAGGGCCTGCTGAAAACGCGCCAGAGCCTGGCCCAGCTCGCTCTTGTGCAGGTGAATCCGGCCCAGACCATACCAGGCCCGCCCGGCAAGGCAGCCACCAGTCAGGCCCTGGTACTGGGTTCTAGCCTCATCAAAGCGCCCCAGCGCACGCAGCGTGTCAGCCCGCAATAGCTGGTAAGTCGGACTCTTGGTCGGCAACGCATCGAGACTGGCCAGAGCCGCGTAGTACTGCCCCTGTTGTTGCTGCTGCCTGATCAGCGACAACTTGACCCCCAGTTCTGCCGAAATCTGTTCGCCACAGAGCCCCCGGGAAGGTTCCACCGTCTGCTGTTCTGAAACTGCGGAAAACATCTCCGGCGTACCACTGCAGCCAGCCAGTGACAGCGCCAGTATCAAACCTAAAAATTTCATCGCCTACCCCACATTTTCCAGCGCCTTTACCAGAGCAAGAAAGCCCGGCCCTGCCAGCACCAGCAACAGCGCCGGAAACATCAACAACATCATGACCGCCGACATCCGGCCCGACAGCTTGCTAACCCGTTCCTGCAGCCCGGTACGGCGCCGGTCCTGCAGCAGTTCCGCCAGCGCCTCAAGCGAACTGGACATGCCGCCGCCGGTTTCCGATACCTGGGTCAGCAATGTCATCAGATCCTGAAATCCCTCCGACGTCGACAGTCGGGCTATATCCGCCAGCGCCTGTTCCCGCGCCCCTCCCGATTCGATCTTGGCCAATACCACCCGCAGTTCCTTGACGGCCTCAGGCGCAAGCACTTCAAGCTCCCGCGTCAGGGTGCGCAGCATGGTTTCAATCGACATGCCGACATCCCAGAGAATGCGCAGCACCTGCAGTACCAGCAGCATTTCTTCATCAATGCGCGCGGCTCGGGCCACCACACGAAAGCGCAGCCAGCGCAGCAGGCCCAGGGCGCCGCCACAGCCGGCCAGAAACAGCATCACCACCGTCTCGCCCAGTTCGTTGTCGCGCCCCAGGCTCCAGCCCAGTGTCAGCCCAACAATGCCAAGCCAGATGAGTACCATTTGCAGCAGCCCAATCAACTGGGCTCGATGGCCAATACAGCCGGCCTGGCGCAGCAGCAGTGGAAGCTCCGCCAGGGGCTTGCGCTGACGTGATCGCCGCCGCCACATATCCTGCCCCTGGGACAAAAGCCGGTCTCCTCTGGATCGGCGGCGCAGCGACTGCCCCAGGCGCTCATCAACGCGCTGCCGAACCCGCGCCCGGCGCGTCCACCACCAGAGCCCAAGACTGAGCAGGATCAATATCAGGCTTAACAGCAACAAGCCGTTCTGCGTCATCCCGCCCCCTAGATCGACTTGATCATGCGCCACAACACCAGCACACCCAGCATCTGCAGGCCGGCTCCGGCCAGCAGCAGCTGACGTCCGCCCTCGTCGTGCCACATACCCAGCAGGTAAGCCGGGCTCACCAGCAGCAAATAGAGCGCCATCAGCGCCGGAACCGCACCGAACACCAGCGCCGTAAAGCGTGTTTCTCCGGTCATGGCCCGCAGCTCACGCCAGGCCCGTTCGCGCTGCAGCAGCAGCTTGGCCAGGCTGTCCAGCGCCGTCACCACACTGCCACCGTACTGGTGGTTGATATTGAAAACCGTCGCCAGCAGCGCCAACTCGTTCAGCCCGGTACGGCGAGCCTCAAAATGAAAAGCAGCGGCGAGCTCGTCGCCCAGCTGGGTGCGGTGCAGTGCCCGCTGCAGTACATCGGCCAGCGGCGACTCGATACTTTTCGCCGCCCGCTCGACCGCCTGGCTAAGGTTCGCTCCCACCGTGACGCGGCGCACAATTTGATTGATAAACCCCGGCAGCTGCCGGCGTTGATGCTGCTGCAATACCGAACGGCGATAGAGCACCAGCAGCATTGCCAGCGCCGGCAGTACCGCCGCGGCCACCACGGCAAAGTAGGCCCCGCCCATGTGGTAGGACAGGCCAACACCCGCGACAATCAGCACCGCCAGCATCAGGAGCGAACGATTTGACCCCAGCATGGACAGCCGGCTCGGTCGTTCCCGCGGTGCCGGAGCCGGAGGCGCCTCTGAACCGGTGCGGCTGGCAAGCAGCAACAGCAGCCCCGCCGCCAGTAGCAGGCCGACCGAAATACCAATCAGCACCCCCGGTACCTCGCCTGTTTCTGGCTCAGCCCGACAGAAAGACCATTGAGGGATTCAAACTGATCCCGACCGGCGTCATAACGAAACAGCGGCTGGGTGCGAATCTGGCCATCCGCCAGGTCCTGCACTTCCACCACATCGGTGATGACCCGCTTGCCATCAGGCAAGCGGGCTACCTGTATGATCATGTCCAGGGACGTGGCGATAATCTGCTTGATCAGCAGATCAGACGCATTAAACCCCGACAGCGTCACCATCATTTCGAGCCGGACCAGGGAATCACGGGCGGAGTTGGCGTGCACTGTGCTCATGGAGCCTTGATGGCCGGTGTTCATGGCCTGCAACATGTCGAGTACCTCGGCGCCGCGGCTTTCACCCAGTACAATGCGGTCGGGCCTCATGCGCAGGGCATTTTTCAGCAGCTCGCGTGGCATCACCTCACCCTGGCCTTCACTGTTTGGCGGTCGGGTTTCGAGCCGCACCACATGGCCATTGCGCAACTGCAGTTCGGCTGCATCCTCGATGGTCACCACGCGTTCGCGCCGGCCAATGTTCTGGCTCAGAATATTCAGCAAGGTAGTCTTGCCGGAACCGGTGGAGCCACTGATCAGAATATTGAAGCGGCCAGCGACACAGTCGGCCAGAAACTGACTCATGGCAGCATTGAGCGCGCCGCCCCGGATCAGGTCTTCAATGGTCAGGGCTTCGGGTTTGAACTTTCGTATCGACAGGCAGGGGCCGTCGATGGACAGCGGCGGGATAATCGCATTGATACGGCTGCCATCGGGCAGACGCGCGTCCACCATGGGGCTGGACTCGTCGATACGCCGCCCCAGCGGTGCAATCATGCGTCTGATGACCCGCAGCACATGCTGGTCGTTAATGAAGCGCAGTGGCACCCGCTCGAGCAGGCCGCCGCGCTCGACAAACACCTGGCGCGCGCCATTGATCAGGATATCGTCCACCGCCGGGTCATCCAGCAATGCCTGCACCGGACCAAAGCCGACCATTTCGTCCAGCAACTCGGCCACCAGCTGACCGATATCGTAATCGCTCTTGCGAATGTCCTGTTCCAGCAGATAGGCACGCACATAGCCCTGCACATGGGGATGAAGCTCAAACCGCTCCATCTCGAACATCAGCCCGTCTTCTTCCAGGCGTTCGATAATATTGGCATGCAGGCTAACGCGCAGACCCAGGTTTTCTTCCTCGGGCGCCACATCCAGCTGGTTATTCGATAGCCGGAGATCGGTGTTGGACGCAAGCATCAGGCGCTCCTTGTGGACAGTTTTCGCCACCAGGAGACGGGCTCGTGCAACCAGAGCGCCTGCTCTACAGCCTGCAACAGCGGCGCGGTATCAGATCCCGGCGGCAGCAGAGTGCCGGCATTGATCTGGGTCAGAATTTCCGGCATCCAGGGCAGAGTGCCGCGCAGTGGCAGTGGAATCTTGCTCTCGATGGAATCCCGCGCCGGCAGTACGGATTTTACGTAGGGTGCCAGCAGCAGGTTAACACCACCGGGCCTGAGGCCCAGGCCCAGCAAGTGTTCAGCCAGCTCGAGCGCGCTCGCCAGACTCAGGTTCTTCTGATCCGACAGCACCCACTGCTGCTCAACCTCGGCAGCCATCAGATTCAGCAGTCCCGAAGGCTGCATCCCCACCAGATTGATGATCAGATGCGCGTAACGGGTTTTCAGCGCTTGCAGCGTCCGGGTCAGATCCTGCGCATTCAGGCGACTGTCACTCTTGCCGCTCGCCATGCCGATAACATCGATTCCGGGCAACGCCTCGATTGGCTTGTCATCCAGCCAGCCGGACTCCAGCGCCTGGCTGTTCTCAACCAGGTCGAGAAAACTGATATGGGGTTCCATGTCCAGATAGGCAGGCAGAGCAGACTGCGGCATGCCCAGATCCAGTACCAGCACCCGTTCGTTGCTGCGCTGATGCAGTGCCCAGGCGATATGGGCCGCCAGTACGGCGCCGTCATACTCATTGCGAGCCGACATTAGCGCGAGGCTGCGCGCCGGCGACATGGCCCTGGCAGAACAGAGCCGGTGCAAGGTGGCATTCATGTCGTCTAATTCAACCAGCTGCACCCAGGCGGACAGCTCAGCGTTGTACCAGTGCCCGTCGGGCGTCAGGTCGACCAGCAGAACGGGCCTGGGGCCAAACAGGTTGATCAGCGCCTCGAGTCCTGTGTCAGACGCGCGGCTCGCCAGCAACACCAGCACCCGCGCCTCACCCACACCGCTTAATGCTGTCGGTTCCGGCAGCCAGGAGAGCTCGACACCCTCCGGCACCATGGCATTGATAGACGCACAGTGGCTGCGATCGGCACTGTAGGCGATCACTTTCACGGCCGCACCTCGGCGGAAAATCCCATACCCGAGGGCATGGCGCCGACAGTGCCCGGCGCCGGATCGATAAACAGCTGTTGCAAAAAGCTCGGCTGGTAGTCGCGATAAATCTCGCCCGGCAGCGGCGGCAACTCTGCGGTGCGCGCAAACGGCCTGACCAGGTGAGGCGTTACGATCATCAGCAGTTCCTTGTCGCTGCGCTCAAGGCGGGTGGAACGAAAGAAAGCCCCCAGGATAGGAATGTCACCCAGCAACGGCAGCCGGTCAGCACTTTTCAGGGTATTGCGACTGACCAGGCCACTGATGATAAAGCTCTCACCGGCGCCCAACTGTATGGTGGTATCGGTCCGGCGCACCCGCAGAGCCGGCACCGAAACACCGGCGGCCTGCAGGCCGCCGGTGAAATCGAGTTCGCTGACTTCGGGCGCCACCTTTAGCATGATGCGTTCCCCCGGCAATACGGTGGGCGTCAGGTTCAAACGCACGCCGAATTCCTTGAACTCAACACTGATCTCGCCGTTATCGGAGCTTTTGGGGAAAGGAAACTCGCCGCCTGCCAGGAAAAATGCCGGCTGGCCGGACATGGACACCAGGCTGGGTTCTGCCAGGGTATAGGCAAAGCCGTTACTGCTCAGTGCGCTGACGGTGCCCAGCAGTCCCTTGCTCGCATTGCCGGCGATAATGCCAAAGGCACTCCCATCCGACAGGAAGCCCGAGTTGCTGCTCAGGGTGAAGCCGCCGGAGCCGGACTCAACCCCGGAAAGGGTTCCCCCGTTACCTATGGCGTAAATACTGTTACCGGTGTTCTTGCCAAAAAAGAACCCGGCCGACTGCAGCGCCTGGCGGCTGACCTCCACCACCTTTATATCGGTCTGCACCTGAACATTTTCTGTTTCGCTGCCGGCGGGATACACCGCCAGGTCAAAGCGCTCGGGCTCGGTACGGCCACTGAGCCAGACCAGCAGGCTGGTGTCGCCGACCGCTTTGCCCGTCAGCAGAACCTGGCGACTCGACAACACCCTGACACCGGCAATACTCGGTTCCCCCACGGCGACCCGGGCTATGCGTGCATTCAGCGTGATGGACTTCTGGCCACCCACGTAGAGCCGCTGTTCCGCAGCCTGAAGCTGCCAGGACCCGCACAGCACAACAAGCAGCACAATGAGACTTCGAAACGGCATTGGAACTCCTAGTATCCGGTACGGACAAGTTTTCTCTCTTCGCCGAGATAAACTTCCACGGAGGGTGCCGCCGGCCGCTTGACGACCGGTTTGGCAATGGGAAGGGTGGACGCGCTGGGCTTGCTCGTCAGAGTACGTAGCGGTGTGCTGAAACTACGACTCGGGTCGCTGGTCGCATCAATCAGTTTATCCTGCATGCCCACCACCGCCAGACGCAGTACGCCCGCGTTTTCAGCCAGCATCAGGGCCGTCGTCTGGGCATCGGGCACGGCCAATACGACCGAGCGGGAGCGATCCTGCCGTTTCTGCTCAGTAGCATCAGATACGCCTATCAACTCTTCGCCATAGGCCAGCACCAGCACATTGCTGAGCAGCCTGCGGGCACTGGTATCAGGCCCCAGTTCCTTGCTGGCCTTGATATACAGCAGCACATCGACCCGATCACCAGTACTCAGATGACCACCCACGGCGGTGACCTCATCGACCTTGATGGCCAGAGCACGGTATCCCGGGGGCAGTGCGTCCAGCATCGGGCGTTCAGTTTCCAGCAGCACCTCCTGCAAGCGACTGCCCCCCATCACCGTACGGGCCAGAATGCGCCCCATATAGGGCTCGGCGTCCTGAACATCGGCCGCATTGCGCTGCATCACCCGCGCTTGCTGCAGATGTTCAGGCGCCAGCGCGGTGCCAGGCACCATGGAGGTACGAAAAGTCCAAACCGTTTGTGCAGGCTCAGGCTCCGCCGCCCTCACAGTCACAGGATCAGCATTACCCAGACTCAGACCATAGACCGCCACGACTAACGCCAGACCAATCAGGGTCAGGGCGATCATCTTCATACTGCGTCCTTGCATTAAGCTTCCCGTTCCTTGGTATTAGAGATTCAGGCTTGCCGTGGTGCTCAAGCGCTCAGGCACCGGCAGCATCAGTGCCGGCAAAAAGGGAAAAGCGGCATAGTCGTACACCAGTTCTACCAGGCAACAGCCACCGCTGGCCGTATCCCCGGTGCGAATCTGCAACGCAGCATCCAGCGACTGACCAAACAGACTGCCCAGGCTCGACTCGGTAGCATTGCCCGTCACCTGCCCCAGCACATCCTTGGTGGCCAGCTCGACCTGCGCCCGGACCGCGGCGGAGTCACATTCAGTGGTACTGAAAAAGCAGCTTTCATCCACAAAAGATATACTGTTTCTCAGCCCCTCTTCCGCTGAATACTGCAGCATCTGGTTGGCCGAGAAAAT from Marinobacterium aestuarii includes these protein-coding regions:
- a CDS encoding type II secretion system F family protein; its protein translation is MLIGISVGLLLAAGLLLLLASRTGSEAPPAPAPRERPSRLSMLGSNRSLLMLAVLIVAGVGLSYHMGGAYFAVVAAAVLPALAMLLVLYRRSVLQQHQRRQLPGFINQIVRRVTVGANLSQAVERAAKSIESPLADVLQRALHRTQLGDELAAAFHFEARRTGLNELALLATVFNINHQYGGSVVTALDSLAKLLLQRERAWRELRAMTGETRFTALVFGAVPALMALYLLLVSPAYLLGMWHDEGGRQLLLAGAGLQMLGVLVLWRMIKSI
- a CDS encoding pilus assembly protein TadG-related protein; this translates as MMYRRTQKGAIGLSAVLLLLSVVMLAAVVIDTARLFFAQRELQTQADLAALAMSRGVCYVDGVNARAALEAEAQANLVLNGFDLEQGSAAFTYGGVGIEDSHWTLDTEGVDYQPGARVSLTRALPASLVAGGLWGGQVQLGASAAVYKRMAVGFGIGSGLLDVDLTNSLLGALLGGELNVLSYNGLASSRLSLGSLLAAMDANGLLAADLAVGTVDEALASNIALADLVEASIDALNAQGTADVEAIDALTELENVARVGGLSLTLSDLLRLSTATDEGMGGEIERAALATEINLYGLVSGAVMASNQNHFIEVPGLDVDLGIAGLSVGLTIIEPPQYTFGLLPAAADDDWVAQVETAQVELDVKAALLPGGLSLGIPLLLNLSLNPGTLGIHVDVAKARTRLLDAPVCNWSAPQLQLEFETAPSVANLTVGDDPEPEIEASVNVLGLFGSLLTVGIDIEASVPESSQSSIEHSFTLGGEALPSDPPERVNAPLGKTLDATLDEMTLDLNVILLDGALNSLLGLSLDYVLDEVLGLVKEPVLDVAKPLVVTLVGDVVEPLLQALGITVGYADVIVESVDMGKSNLIE
- a CDS encoding CPXCG motif-containing cysteine-rich protein, which translates into the protein MNTQEEVAFYCPYCGERISVLVDCSEAEQQYVEDCQVCCSPMVLDIQVDDSGMPTVDARPENE
- a CDS encoding type II and III secretion system protein family protein — encoded protein: MPFRSLIVLLVVLCGSWQLQAAEQRLYVGGQKSITLNARIARVAVGEPSIAGVRVLSSRQVLLTGKAVGDTSLLVWLSGRTEPERFDLAVYPAGSETENVQVQTDIKVVEVSRQALQSAGFFFGKNTGNSIYAIGNGGTLSGVESGSGGFTLSSNSGFLSDGSAFGIIAGNASKGLLGTVSALSSNGFAYTLAEPSLVSMSGQPAFFLAGGEFPFPKSSDNGEISVEFKEFGVRLNLTPTVLPGERIMLKVAPEVSELDFTGGLQAAGVSVPALRVRRTDTTIQLGAGESFIISGLVSRNTLKSADRLPLLGDIPILGAFFRSTRLERSDKELLMIVTPHLVRPFARTAELPPLPGEIYRDYQPSFLQQLFIDPAPGTVGAMPSGMGFSAEVRP
- a CDS encoding type II secretion system F family protein, producing the protein MTQNGLLLLSLILILLSLGLWWWTRRARVRQRVDERLGQSLRRRSRGDRLLSQGQDMWRRRSRQRKPLAELPLLLRQAGCIGHRAQLIGLLQMVLIWLGIVGLTLGWSLGRDNELGETVVMLFLAGCGGALGLLRWLRFRVVARAARIDEEMLLVLQVLRILWDVGMSIETMLRTLTRELEVLAPEAVKELRVVLAKIESGGAREQALADIARLSTSEGFQDLMTLLTQVSETGGGMSSSLEALAELLQDRRRTGLQERVSKLSGRMSAVMMLLMFPALLLVLAGPGFLALVKALENVG
- a CDS encoding DUF3613 domain-containing protein, whose translation is MNKVLILTLLLSGVAVAQEQEADLQGEVGSLTRHWLELQRSGQMATTQPDRLTPAAAQKVTERMVESFSHPIPEYFAEDSFGEK
- the cpaB gene encoding Flp pilus assembly protein CpaB, whose translation is MQGRSMKMIALTLIGLALVVAVYGLSLGNADPVTVRAAEPEPAQTVWTFRTSMVPGTALAPEHLQQARVMQRNAADVQDAEPYMGRILARTVMGGSRLQEVLLETERPMLDALPPGYRALAIKVDEVTAVGGHLSTGDRVDVLLYIKASKELGPDTSARRLLSNVLVLAYGEELIGVSDATEQKRQDRSRSVVLAVPDAQTTALMLAENAGVLRLAVVGMQDKLIDATSDPSRSFSTPLRTLTSKPSASTLPIAKPVVKRPAAPSVEVYLGEERKLVRTGY
- a CDS encoding TSUP family transporter, whose product is MADLLGWQYALIGLIFVWSGFVRSGLGFGGAVLSLPFLLLILDEPLVFLPLIAVHLLVFSSLIAWQGYRRNRREPAAAGGGSIDWPYLKSSLKVMIIPKLVGVFGLLTLPAEIMTSIIFGIVIVYAVGYVLDRPFRSNNPYVDKLFLMLGGYVSGTSLIGAPLIVAVYGTHVAKHQLRDTLFVLWFILVVIKMTSFLIAGVDLQLIHHLWLLPCAFVGHLIGERFHRALVTAETPLFFRVLGAVLIVVSLMGMARGFGLL
- a CDS encoding CpaF family protein, whose product is MLASNTDLRLSNNQLDVAPEEENLGLRVSLHANIIERLEEDGLMFEMERFELHPHVQGYVRAYLLEQDIRKSDYDIGQLVAELLDEMVGFGPVQALLDDPAVDDILINGARQVFVERGGLLERVPLRFINDQHVLRVIRRMIAPLGRRIDESSPMVDARLPDGSRINAIIPPLSIDGPCLSIRKFKPEALTIEDLIRGGALNAAMSQFLADCVAGRFNILISGSTGSGKTTLLNILSQNIGRRERVVTIEDAAELQLRNGHVVRLETRPPNSEGQGEVMPRELLKNALRMRPDRIVLGESRGAEVLDMLQAMNTGHQGSMSTVHANSARDSLVRLEMMVTLSGFNASDLLIKQIIATSLDMIIQVARLPDGKRVITDVVEVQDLADGQIRTQPLFRYDAGRDQFESLNGLSVGLSQKQARYRGC
- a CDS encoding YacL family protein — its product is MEYTFGRDDIGRYFAEFSMGHEAFGRWLNEELGQNRQQLDSLLHTIDQLQQRQIPEFELSGIEYCLWLTREEAQVRAHILDESAPDEELAELSFYDDELQAGCGLDDFKAVLEAWRDLIGA
- a CDS encoding AAA family ATPase, whose product is MKVIAYSADRSHCASINAMVPEGVELSWLPEPTALSGVGEARVLVLLASRASDTGLEALINLFGPRPVLLVDLTPDGHWYNAELSAWVQLVELDDMNATLHRLCSARAMSPARSLALMSARNEYDGAVLAAHIAWALHQRSNERVLVLDLGMPQSALPAYLDMEPHISFLDLVENSQALESGWLDDKPIEALPGIDVIGMASGKSDSRLNAQDLTRTLQALKTRYAHLIINLVGMQPSGLLNLMAAEVEQQWVLSDQKNLSLASALELAEHLLGLGLRPGGVNLLLAPYVKSVLPARDSIESKIPLPLRGTLPWMPEILTQINAGTLLPPGSDTAPLLQAVEQALWLHEPVSWWRKLSTRSA
- a CDS encoding nucleoside triphosphate hydrolase gives rise to the protein MPTTTPADLAPLIKRILAISPQGRRTLVALSGAPASGKSTLAQQLTTAINAQHPCAALVPMDGFHLDNAILQQRGLQSRKGAPETFDASGFLHLIQRLATEPEVFVPLFDRNRDIAIAGAARIGPEHSILIVEGNYLLLDEQPWSQLRSYWDLSIRLDVPLAILEARLIERWRDQGLAEPAARQRALGNDIPNARRIIQQALPADLTL